DNA from Zingiber officinale cultivar Zhangliang unplaced genomic scaffold, Zo_v1.1 ctg135, whole genome shotgun sequence:
AAGACATACAAAAAAGACGTACTTTTGTTTTCCACTAAATAGTAGGTAGTTGCCGGTATCCTTTTAGTATTCGACAGTAGAACCTCCAGTATCTGCAATCGGGCATCCATGAATTCATTTTCTAGGGTCATATTGCACTTGAGAGGCCCTAGTATATATCCAAGTTGGAGGACAGGTACATAGTATATTCACTGACTTCCAAGGACTAGAATTTGGTCTTCGATCGGTCCTACCAGTTCCATGCAGAGCTTCCTGTAGCCTTTCAACTTAAGGAATCTCTCTGGCTCAATCCTGCCAAGCTGATGCCACTGAAAGCATCAAGACCACCTCCTTTTTAGTACCTACAGAAATGTTCTTACTACTAGGTTTGGAGCTGTCCGTTTATTGGCCAAGCAGCAACAGAAAGTCTCATTATTTGAAGAGCCTTTTGGAATGCGATATTTCGACCCTCTACTTTTTCATAATGTCTATACATTAATCTTTAAAGCCATCTTGCTTCCGGCGTGTTGGCCTCCTATCAGAGTGCCACCACAGTGCTGCATTTAGTAGAGTTCTACTCCCCGGAGATAACAATGAAGGTTAGTGTTTGAATCCTCCTCTATTATGAAATTTAGGCTGCCATGTAGTAGCTTTTGATGAATATATAAGTTGTGCTCATATTTGGCTCATTACCATGTGCTGTTGGTTACTATGTTACAGATCTTTAACTGGGTGCATCGAAAGTTGTACCCCAACGTCAAGTACAGCCATGTTTCTGGAAAGATAGGTTGAGGATATTGTGATGCTGTATTTGCTTTTCATAATCTTACAGACACAAGATTGATTGGTATGATCTTTTCTGATCTTCTGGTTTTATGTTTCTGATTGCCAGATGTTTACGAAGGAGACGAAGAAGAAAAGCTGGAAATTTTGGAAAGCTTGGAGAAAAAAGCTTTACTGTTTCATGATGTACTCGATAGTATTCTCACGATTGGCACCTTGGGCAGCCAGGTTATGTTTGTTTCAGAATCAGACTGTGCCAAAGAAGATGAACTCACAGGGCAAGAGGAAAATTATTTAGAGATAGAGGTAACGAACGAATGGACAGAAGTCGCACCAGCTCTGGTGGCAGGCAAGCCTCCATCTTGTATCCAGACATCAGAACTCAAATTTCCAGTTGAAGTAGAGGAAAAGAAAATGGAGATTGTCCACGAGACAGATACCACCGAGAAAATCCAAGAGCAGCCTCTGCTGATGGAGGACAAGGAGAAAAGAGAACAGAGGACGACGCTTGCTGATCTTTTTGCTGCCGATGCCATGATGGTGAACAGTCTAAATGAGAAACCAAACAAGAAAACACATGTTAGATTGAAGCAGCACTCAATTATCcatgagaagaagaagatgcagaaCAGGAAAGAAGCTAAGTGGATCACAGCTACCGCAAAAGGCAATACCAAGAAAACGACTAGGAAGATACAGAAGGTACATGTTCCTGCTCTTCAACATTCACAAGTGATGATAATCGTTTGCTAAGAGTTTTGGTTCCTTGAAATGTTATTGATTTGGTGGTAAATGGGTAGCTGATATCAAAATTGTTGAAGAAGAAGGTCCACCCGGAGATGCAAGGCACGAGATGAAGGAAATGCCTCTGATGTGTGGAGGAGCAAAATCTATCGGTAATCCCTTTCTTTGCCTTCTTCATGTGCCTTTTATATTTACAATGAGAGCTAGTAAGAAAAAAATGCAAATATTTGTTCTCCATCTTTTGGGTGGAGCATCCTAAAGTGGGTTGTGGAGCCCTGCACAACATGGAACATcctaaaataattgaatttttttttagaattacttTTTAAGGGAAAAAAAGATTATGTGAAAAAAAGGGCACTCATCATTTACGTCCATTTCCAATTAAAGTTAAATGGATGTCTCATTTAATGTGAATTATCCAAAATACCCTTTCAACTTATACATGATGTAGCTGTAGCTTTCACATACAAtaactttatatcattttaattttacttctCTAAttcataacttaattaaaacatttcAACAAATAAAATGACCTATGGAAACTCCTTaacatttattatattttaaataaatattattttatcatGATCGGCTGGAAATATGTAACTTCTAAACCATGTGAAGTTAGCAACTAGTTTTTACACTCAGTTGAGTGAGTATTTTAGATAATTTATATTAAATGTGATGTtcatttaactttaattaaaaataaGACATTCATCTAATGATTTTAGAAATGATTAGTGTCACACCAGGGCAGGGTGGGTGTTATGGTTACGTCCTTCATAGATCAAGAATTTAgagtattattgagaatttttctcttTAATAGGTAATAGATTTGACctggttaattattttttttttactgataGAATGTCCATTGATTATTGCTCAAAGATTATATTATAAATCTCATTAAGAAAGACTTGTGGTGGGATGTGCTTAACTTGGTTCCTATCCGTTCCGTGTGTGGGCCGAGTATTTCATTAAAATGCTGGTGATCGGGTTGGCAGTGATGGGGCTATTACTTATCCAGTTTAAACCTCAATAATTGGTTGTGTTCTAGTTTGATAAATCGACTCACAACTGTCAATTAATTTAAAGGATATATATAATTGAACTCTTATTTATTTATCCTTATAAAGATATGCAGAAATGGGTATATGTCTGGAAATCATTCTGTTATCACAAAATATCAGctatttttctttaattaatttGCTGTGTATACACCTGGAATTAGTTTTAagtgaataaaaaaaaatactgagTCCGATTTGATTGGTTGCAGAATGATGATGCTGGGGGATTTGGTACTATAACAAACATGTTTACGAGCATAGCTTGTTGATTAATGTTGTACAACTGTACAAGTTTTAGGCGTGAGTGTCTATATTTAGACATCCAAATATTCGTTGAATAactttcatattttttattttccttgctgTTGTCGTTATTGTCATTAAGTTGTTCATCCGTTTTAATCAGCAGTGTCATCATTGTAATTAACCGTGCATTAATTATGACAATGGTTCATATACCATAAACCAATCATTAATTGCTTGAAATGTTTACGAGACCTTTCTTATTCATTAGCAG
Protein-coding regions in this window:
- the LOC122036261 gene encoding protein TILLER ANGLE CONTROL 1-like isoform X2 translates to MKIFNWVHRKLYPNVKYSHVSGKIDVYEGDEEEKLEILESLEKKALLFHDVLDSILTIGTLGSQVMFVSESDCAKEDELTGQEENYLEIEVTNEWTEVAPALVAGKPPSCIQTSELKFPVEVEEKKMEIVHETDTTEKIQEQPLLMEDKEKREQRTTLADLFAADAMMVNSLNEKPNKKTHVRLKQHSIIHEKKKMQNRKEAKWITATAKGNTKKTTRKIQKKVHPEMQGTR
- the LOC122036261 gene encoding protein TILLER ANGLE CONTROL 1-like isoform X1; this encodes MKIFNWVHRKLYPNVKYSHVSGKIDVYEGDEEEKLEILESLEKKALLFHDVLDSILTIGTLGSQVMFVSESDCAKEDELTGQEENYLEIEVTNEWTEVAPALVAGKPPSCIQTSELKFPVEVEEKKMEIVHETDTTEKIQEQPLLMEDKEKREQRTTLADLFAADAMMVNSLNEKPNKKTHVRLKQHSIIHEKKKMQNRKEAKWITATAKGNTKKTTRKIQKLISKLLKKKVHPEMQGTR